A single bacterium DNA region contains:
- a CDS encoding tetratricopeptide repeat protein, producing MMRKNFYTMLMAALTTMSGLISCGTTRTSMLQDNPELIIALGGSSYTQLSDADKYDAAEYLVRKGQYENARVIFEDIITHNPGVVAVKYKLAQLYLKLDSVTFAEKTPKGDTYYFTKSGPELGEAVLREIYEKDPWFLPAYSELMMLEAKRQNYDGVKAIYEKAITKHKDFSTSDYRVGFLTMGNPDLADRFSEGMRMMEKGKKTYTDLYESYKSLGNIFNVQHKDTVAYNQLIRAISYRTEAIDIFSPYYHLADVCETLYQIKKEEHYKTMALQYACASLHYFPGYEPSVNVIRRLTGVAKDTSADFSKTYRAAAEAFCAGSTLPADDSVTIASGYTTVIPHSYLTEEMEAKQADIKAREIKRSRRPLLIAGGIAGGALAVLLLLSLVGGGGGSSSGPLGGGPPDFPTPQ from the coding sequence ATGATGCGTAAAAATTTTTACACGATGTTGATGGCGGCTCTGACGACGATGTCAGGGCTGATTTCCTGCGGTACGACGCGCACTTCCATGCTTCAGGATAATCCGGAACTGATCATTGCGCTCGGAGGATCCAGCTACACGCAGCTTTCCGATGCCGATAAATATGATGCCGCGGAGTACCTGGTGCGCAAAGGGCAATACGAAAACGCACGGGTTATTTTTGAAGATATCATTACGCATAATCCCGGTGTCGTGGCGGTAAAATACAAATTGGCACAGTTGTATCTCAAATTGGACAGCGTGACGTTTGCGGAAAAAACGCCCAAGGGGGATACGTATTATTTTACAAAAAGTGGTCCGGAACTCGGTGAAGCCGTGCTCCGTGAAATCTATGAAAAAGATCCGTGGTTCTTACCGGCGTATTCCGAACTGATGATGCTTGAAGCCAAGCGTCAAAACTACGATGGCGTGAAAGCGATTTATGAAAAAGCCATAACGAAACATAAAGATTTTTCTACGTCCGATTATCGCGTCGGATTTCTGACGATGGGGAATCCGGATTTGGCTGATCGTTTCAGCGAAGGCATGCGTATGATGGAAAAAGGAAAAAAGACGTACACCGATTTGTATGAATCCTACAAAAGCCTTGGGAATATCTTTAATGTGCAGCACAAAGATACCGTAGCTTATAATCAACTGATACGCGCGATCAGCTACCGTACGGAAGCGATAGACATTTTCAGCCCGTATTACCATTTGGCCGATGTGTGCGAAACGCTGTATCAAATAAAAAAAGAAGAGCATTATAAAACGATGGCACTTCAATACGCTTGTGCCAGTCTTCACTATTTCCCCGGATATGAACCGTCGGTCAACGTAATTCGACGCTTGACAGGCGTGGCTAAAGATACTTCCGCCGATTTCAGTAAAACATACCGCGCCGCTGCGGAGGCATTCTGTGCCGGCAGTACATTGCCTGCGGATGACAGTGTGACTATCGCGTCGGGATACACGACGGTGATCCCGCACAGTTATCTGACGGAAGAAATGGAAGCCAAACAAGCTGATATCAAAGCCCGCGAAATCAAGCGTTCCCGTCGTCCGCTATTAATAGCCGGCGGAATCGCAGGCGGTGCATTGGCCGTGTTACTGCTGCTGAGTTTGGTTGGCGGCGGCGGAGGCAGTTCGTCCGGTCCGCTCGGAGGTGGTCCCCCGGACTTCCCAACGCCGCAGTAA
- a CDS encoding T9SS type A sorting domain-containing protein, producing the protein MKSCFVVVFTFIFGWGLRPLSAQVLTADSVALVNLYDSTGGTNWTTKTNWKTGPVSSWFGVTVGGNRVTAIDLNNNNLTGRIPVTLGTLGSLISLQLYGNAITNTIPSSLGNLTNLANLGLENNQLSGQIPPSLGNLNAMTDLTLNNNAFTDSIPVTFRNLAALQNLEVQNNRLSVFPDLSNIGTLTSLNLSGNKFTFEDIQPNVGIATFTYSGQDSLDSYASVSSAEASSRILVVTAGGANNQYSWKKNNVAIPSTNNDTLYIDSVKTSDAGNYTCDVTNTVAIGTTLRRKVITLTVTGTAPSTPTGVTASGVTTNRIDVAWNKPSGVITRYRVYRSTTAASGYVQVDSVAAPTLTYSNTSLSSNTVYFYKISSVGNFGFSAQSSTASDTTHSVAPIVANAIPDTSLFEGFGKTFRRKLTHVFSDADNTTLTYSVSTTPAELTATISHDTLYIASVAGFSGTAAVVASAFDGYSTVTDTFNVTYILDVTAPTISNVTLPASVASGASLTVTATVTDNGSLSGVKLFFQKGTSAYDSLTMTAGTNNTFTATVHDSNITTEGIALYIRARDSRVNTAISDTSSVPVTFTTVASSLAGSKYPTGIPSNRWRLVSVPADLDSKNLSSILSGVYSGDYIAYNAQPAEITALANGAGMWFYHKSPVDMPINTAAGKTNLTTGFDMSLAPGWNLIGNPYPFTINFAALEDTAFYGPIEYGVGATEAWSTEVTTLQPFGGYAIYVKGNAARTIRVTPDNFVWMPKSSNQLEGEKFRIMLSAEGLKKQIRYGDLYTTLAVLDRDDAEAFAQPEPKNPGQTIGVYFPSGDHGLNRKTIRFDKQGITSDFVLESGLESGELTMQIVNNEPGWSVRLFNVSTNSFIDHETAMSLPPSGTKWLMRILAGTPEYLAGKQTELEQLPKAFELQQNYPNPFNPGTTIRYALASQAKVTLTVYNMLGQKVRTLVNGDRQETGLRTAAWDGRDERGALVSSGVYLYRVELETTTGLRKSFTRKMLLVK; encoded by the coding sequence ATGAAATCATGTTTCGTCGTTGTTTTTACATTTATCTTCGGGTGGGGTTTGCGACCGCTATCGGCGCAGGTGCTCACAGCCGACTCCGTGGCGCTGGTCAATCTCTATGACAGTACCGGCGGCACTAACTGGACGACCAAAACCAATTGGAAAACCGGACCGGTGAGCTCTTGGTTTGGCGTAACCGTCGGTGGCAATCGTGTAACGGCGATTGATCTGAATAACAATAATCTGACCGGACGTATTCCGGTTACACTCGGTACTTTGGGAAGCCTCATTTCACTTCAGTTGTATGGCAATGCCATTACGAATACTATTCCTTCCAGTTTGGGGAATCTGACCAATTTGGCCAATCTTGGTCTTGAGAATAATCAGCTTTCGGGCCAAATCCCGCCTTCACTGGGCAATCTTAACGCCATGACGGATCTGACACTGAATAACAATGCGTTTACGGATTCTATACCCGTAACCTTTAGAAATCTTGCCGCCCTGCAAAATCTGGAAGTACAGAACAATCGTCTGAGCGTATTTCCTGATCTTTCAAATATCGGCACATTGACTTCGCTCAATCTTTCGGGTAATAAATTTACTTTTGAAGACATTCAACCCAATGTCGGTATCGCCACATTTACATACTCCGGCCAGGACAGTTTGGATAGTTATGCATCGGTCAGCTCAGCGGAGGCGTCTTCGCGTATTTTAGTAGTCACTGCAGGTGGCGCCAATAATCAATATTCATGGAAGAAAAACAATGTCGCTATACCTTCAACCAATAATGACACGTTGTACATTGATTCCGTGAAAACCAGTGACGCGGGAAACTATACGTGCGATGTGACCAATACGGTTGCGATAGGGACTACACTGCGCCGAAAAGTAATAACACTAACCGTGACCGGTACTGCGCCATCCACACCGACAGGGGTTACGGCCTCCGGTGTGACGACCAACCGCATTGATGTAGCTTGGAATAAACCTTCGGGTGTCATCACACGTTACCGCGTGTATCGTTCGACGACAGCGGCTTCCGGTTATGTGCAGGTAGATTCCGTTGCGGCGCCCACACTGACTTACAGTAATACCAGTCTTTCGTCCAATACCGTTTATTTTTATAAAATCTCGTCTGTAGGTAATTTTGGTTTTAGCGCGCAATCGTCGACTGCAAGTGATACAACGCATAGCGTAGCGCCGATCGTGGCGAATGCCATTCCCGATACCTCGCTTTTTGAAGGGTTCGGAAAGACGTTTCGCCGGAAATTGACGCATGTTTTTTCCGACGCGGATAATACGACGTTGACGTATTCGGTCTCCACGACGCCTGCGGAGCTTACCGCAACGATTTCTCACGATACACTTTACATTGCCAGTGTGGCCGGGTTCAGCGGTACAGCGGCCGTCGTTGCAAGCGCATTTGACGGGTATTCGACGGTAACGGATACATTCAACGTGACTTATATTTTGGATGTGACCGCACCGACGATTAGCAATGTTACCCTTCCGGCATCCGTTGCATCGGGTGCATCGCTAACGGTGACAGCGACGGTTACGGATAATGGCAGTCTATCGGGGGTAAAACTATTTTTCCAAAAAGGCACATCGGCTTATGATTCACTGACCATGACAGCCGGTACGAATAATACATTTACCGCTACCGTGCATGATTCGAATATCACGACGGAAGGTATTGCTTTGTATATTCGTGCGCGGGATAGCAGAGTTAATACAGCCATCAGTGATACAAGTAGCGTACCGGTAACATTTACGACTGTGGCCTCATCCCTCGCAGGATCTAAATATCCTACGGGCATTCCATCTAATCGTTGGCGTTTGGTGTCTGTACCGGCAGATCTGGATAGCAAAAATTTGAGTTCGATTTTAAGCGGTGTGTATTCGGGTGACTATATCGCGTACAACGCGCAACCTGCAGAAATCACAGCCCTGGCCAATGGTGCAGGGATGTGGTTTTATCACAAGTCGCCGGTAGATATGCCGATTAATACGGCAGCGGGTAAAACCAATCTGACGACGGGATTTGATATGTCACTGGCCCCGGGATGGAATCTGATAGGAAACCCATACCCGTTCACGATTAATTTTGCCGCACTTGAAGATACGGCGTTTTACGGGCCGATCGAATATGGCGTCGGCGCGACCGAAGCATGGAGCACTGAAGTCACCACGCTGCAGCCTTTTGGCGGGTATGCGATTTATGTAAAAGGTAATGCGGCGCGTACGATTCGCGTAACACCGGATAATTTTGTTTGGATGCCTAAATCATCGAACCAATTAGAAGGTGAAAAATTTCGTATCATGCTCAGCGCCGAAGGTTTGAAAAAACAAATTCGCTACGGTGATCTTTATACTACGCTGGCTGTATTAGATCGCGATGATGCGGAAGCGTTTGCACAACCGGAGCCTAAGAACCCAGGGCAAACCATCGGCGTGTATTTCCCGTCGGGCGATCATGGTCTCAATCGCAAAACGATACGTTTTGATAAGCAGGGTATTACCTCGGACTTTGTATTGGAGTCCGGTTTGGAGTCGGGTGAACTAACGATGCAGATTGTCAATAATGAACCGGGTTGGTCCGTGCGTTTATTCAATGTCAGTACGAATTCATTTATTGATCATGAAACGGCAATGTCCTTACCGCCGTCGGGCACAAAATGGCTGATGCGTATTTTGGCGGGAACTCCGGAGTATCTTGCAGGTAAACAAACGGAATTGGAACAACTTCCTAAAGCGTTTGAATTGCAGCAAAACTACCCCAACCCTTTCAATCCGGGGACGACGATACGTTATGCACTGGCTTCGCAGGCCAAAGTAACACTGACGGTTTATAATATGCTTGGGCAAAAAGTGCGGACATTGGTAAACGGTGACCGCCAAGAGACCGGTTTGCGTACGGCGGCATGGGACGGGCGTGACGAACGTGGCGCTTTGGTTTCATCCGGTGTTTATCTTTATCGCGTGGAACTGGAAACAACAACCGGTTTGCGTAAATCATTCACCCGAAAAATGCTTTTGGTTAAATAA
- a CDS encoding molybdenum cofactor biosynthesis protein MoaE, whose protein sequence is MPEDNEKIFARITTSPLSADSAYQFCLSPENGAVNIFIGTVRNEFGGRPVEQIDYQAYPDMAEKILRTILQSACGQWPLNKVYAVHRIGLLKVTEASIVVAVGAGHRGEAFEACRWIMEAIKRDLPVWKKEFFADGSVEWQHAGATAISKK, encoded by the coding sequence ATGCCTGAAGATAACGAAAAAATTTTTGCCCGGATCACGACATCGCCCCTTTCGGCGGATTCGGCTTATCAATTTTGCCTCAGCCCGGAAAACGGTGCTGTGAATATTTTTATCGGTACGGTGCGCAACGAATTCGGCGGCAGACCGGTAGAGCAAATAGATTATCAGGCCTATCCTGATATGGCGGAAAAAATACTGCGCACGATTCTTCAGTCGGCGTGCGGGCAATGGCCGCTTAATAAGGTTTATGCGGTACACCGGATCGGTTTGCTGAAAGTTACTGAAGCCAGTATTGTGGTCGCCGTCGGTGCGGGGCATCGGGGCGAAGCATTTGAAGCATGCCGCTGGATTATGGAAGCAATAAAACGAGATTTGCCGGTCTGGAAGAAAGAATTTTTTGCCGACGGCAGCGTGGAGTGGCAGCATGCCGGAGCCACCGCGATTTCTAAAAAATAG
- the moaD gene encoding molybdopterin converting factor subunit 1: MINVRVKFFAMCREAAGCEEAVIVLPASADAETFWQVIAEKFPRLKAYQNQSRLAVNMEYVAGAVQFQNGDEVCIIPPVSGG; this comes from the coding sequence ATGATCAATGTACGCGTTAAATTTTTTGCGATGTGCCGTGAAGCGGCCGGATGCGAGGAGGCGGTAATTGTATTGCCGGCTTCAGCGGATGCAGAAACTTTTTGGCAAGTTATCGCCGAAAAATTTCCGCGCTTGAAGGCATATCAAAACCAAAGCCGCCTGGCTGTAAATATGGAATACGTCGCCGGCGCTGTCCAATTTCAAAACGGTGATGAAGTGTGTATTATACCGCCGGTCAGCGGAGGATAA